The following proteins come from a genomic window of Geothrix edaphica:
- a CDS encoding YajG family lipoprotein: protein MPSLLKFTGGVAAACLLAASGCALTTETIHIDYPAPAAVEKIKGAEAIQVKVEVRDLRSSQGREVARKINGFGSEMAPILNDEDIPALVKRAIEAELRARGYGLEGGKVPLRIELLAFVHRYNSGFFSGDSKAEVSLVVRVKDAQGKELYTDTFMDTFQHSAGVFGGGNVKQAYEQALPGAVRKLMGKAEFHAALAKAAEGA, encoded by the coding sequence ATGCCTTCGCTCTTGAAGTTCACGGGTGGTGTGGCGGCTGCCTGCCTGCTGGCCGCGTCCGGATGCGCCCTCACCACGGAGACCATCCACATCGACTACCCGGCGCCCGCTGCGGTCGAGAAGATCAAGGGGGCCGAAGCCATCCAGGTGAAGGTGGAGGTCCGGGACCTGAGGTCGAGCCAGGGCCGGGAGGTGGCCCGGAAGATCAACGGGTTCGGGTCCGAGATGGCCCCCATCCTCAACGATGAGGACATTCCGGCCCTGGTGAAGCGCGCGATCGAGGCCGAGCTGCGGGCCCGGGGCTACGGCCTCGAGGGCGGGAAGGTGCCTCTCCGGATCGAGCTGTTGGCCTTCGTCCACCGCTACAACTCCGGGTTCTTCTCCGGCGACAGCAAAGCCGAGGTGAGCCTCGTGGTGCGCGTCAAGGATGCCCAGGGGAAGGAGCTGTACACGGACACCTTCATGGACACCTTCCAGCATTCGGCTGGGGTATTCGGAGGCGGCAACGTGAAGCAGGCCTACGAGCAGGCCCTGCCGGGCGCCGTCCGGAAGCTCATGGGCAAGGCGGAGTTCCACGCGGCCCTCGCCAAGGCGGCGGAAGGCGCCTGA
- a CDS encoding alkaline phosphatase family protein: MRRSALLALLLAFFPVRAGDSPAAAGPVLLISEDGLGADQFRPDTMPGLWALAERGRRAAVRPPFPATTFNGHVTLATGCWPEHHGVVANGYLRPEDRQRVPAANRVEDIQREPLWVAATRSGVRTAVFHWVGSNGPWEGVTPWRMEAFRPGVPDAEGLAFCESALADGARLVMAYLSGTDEEGHLKGPRSPEALAKLRALDAELAPWLLRMQAAHPGLRVILTADHGMVPMKRRVHLPTVLDGIPVDLITHGGSAYVYLKQPEDLARALARLRKAGLQAWPRKQVPVRYHLGGSPRVGDIVVLAPLGTWLSQARSSREDESERHGRAGAHAYAPESAPMRSWLVVLGAGRGPLADVPAWDIAPTAASWLGIQWAQAPDGEPVPALMSAH, from the coding sequence ATGCGCCGCTCCGCCCTGCTCGCCCTCCTGCTCGCCTTCTTCCCTGTCCGGGCCGGCGATTCCCCGGCCGCCGCGGGCCCCGTGCTGCTCATCAGTGAGGACGGCCTGGGCGCCGACCAGTTCCGCCCGGACACCATGCCCGGGCTCTGGGCCCTGGCGGAGCGGGGCCGCCGCGCCGCGGTGCGCCCCCCCTTCCCCGCCACCACCTTCAATGGGCACGTGACGCTGGCCACGGGCTGCTGGCCCGAGCATCACGGCGTCGTGGCCAACGGCTACCTCCGCCCGGAGGACCGGCAGCGCGTCCCGGCCGCCAACCGGGTGGAGGACATCCAGCGCGAACCGCTCTGGGTGGCCGCCACCCGCAGCGGCGTCCGCACCGCCGTCTTCCATTGGGTGGGCTCCAACGGCCCCTGGGAAGGCGTGACCCCCTGGCGCATGGAGGCCTTCCGGCCCGGCGTCCCCGACGCGGAAGGCCTGGCCTTCTGCGAGTCGGCCCTGGCCGACGGAGCCCGCCTGGTCATGGCCTACCTGTCAGGCACCGACGAGGAAGGCCATCTCAAGGGGCCCCGCAGCCCCGAGGCCCTGGCCAAGCTGCGCGCCCTCGATGCCGAGCTCGCCCCCTGGCTGCTCCGCATGCAGGCGGCCCATCCGGGCCTCCGGGTGATCCTCACGGCCGATCACGGCATGGTCCCCATGAAGCGCCGGGTCCACCTCCCCACGGTCCTCGACGGCATCCCTGTGGACCTCATCACCCACGGTGGCAGTGCCTATGTCTATCTGAAACAGCCGGAAGACCTGGCGCGCGCCCTGGCGCGGCTCCGGAAGGCGGGCCTGCAAGCCTGGCCCCGGAAGCAGGTGCCCGTCCGCTACCACCTGGGCGGCAGCCCGCGGGTGGGGGACATCGTGGTCCTGGCGCCCCTCGGCACCTGGCTCTCCCAGGCCCGCAGCAGCCGGGAGGATGAATCCGAGCGCCATGGCCGCGCCGGAGCCCACGCCTACGCCCCTGAGTCCGCCCCCATGCGGTCCTGGCTGGTGGTGCTGGGCGCGGGCCGGGGCCCCCTGGCGGATGTCCCCGCCTGGGACATCGCCCCCACGGCCGCCTCGTGGCTGGGCATCCAGTGGGCCCAGGCTCCGGATGGGGAGCCCGTACCCGCGCTGATGTCCGCCCATTGA
- a CDS encoding 5'-nucleotidase, giving the protein MPKSLEGKLVVAISSRALFDFEEENRVFEESDDRAYMELQLSRLDVPAQPGVAYPLVKKLLAFNSGDENRVAVVILSRNDPVSGLRVFRSAQESNLQLERGVFTRGRNPYPYLTSLGANLFLSAKEEDVRAALNAGFAAARVYPDSAMAADRHPDEIRIAFDGDAVLFSDEAERVYAQGGLAAFQAHEIERAAVPLPPGPFKPLLQALQPLQDMGTDAPMRIRTALVTARSAPAHERAIRTLMAWNIQVDEAMFLGGLEKADFLREFEPDFFFDDQTGYCDTAAKVGPTGHVVSGVKNEAAKG; this is encoded by the coding sequence ATGCCCAAATCCCTGGAAGGCAAGCTCGTCGTCGCCATCTCCTCCCGCGCTCTGTTCGATTTCGAAGAGGAGAACCGGGTCTTCGAGGAGTCGGATGACCGGGCCTACATGGAGCTCCAGCTCTCGCGGCTGGACGTGCCCGCCCAGCCCGGCGTGGCTTACCCGCTGGTGAAGAAGCTGCTGGCCTTCAACTCGGGAGACGAAAACCGCGTCGCTGTGGTGATCCTTTCCCGCAATGACCCCGTGAGCGGCTTGCGGGTCTTCCGCAGCGCCCAGGAATCGAACCTCCAGCTGGAGCGCGGCGTCTTCACCCGGGGCCGGAATCCCTATCCGTACCTCACGTCCCTGGGGGCGAACCTGTTCCTGTCCGCCAAGGAAGAGGACGTGCGCGCAGCCCTGAACGCTGGCTTTGCGGCGGCGCGGGTCTACCCGGACAGCGCCATGGCCGCGGACCGCCACCCGGACGAGATCCGCATCGCCTTCGACGGCGACGCCGTGCTGTTCAGCGACGAGGCGGAGCGCGTCTACGCCCAGGGTGGCCTGGCCGCCTTCCAGGCCCACGAGATCGAGCGGGCCGCCGTCCCCCTGCCCCCCGGGCCGTTCAAGCCCCTGCTCCAGGCCCTGCAGCCGCTCCAGGACATGGGCACGGACGCCCCCATGCGCATCCGCACCGCCCTCGTCACGGCCCGCAGCGCCCCCGCCCATGAGCGCGCCATCCGCACGCTCATGGCCTGGAACATCCAGGTGGACGAGGCCATGTTCCTGGGGGGCCTGGAGAAGGCTGACTTCCTCCGCGAATTCGAACCCGACTTCTTCTTCGATGACCAGACCGGCTACTGCGACACCGCCGCCAAGGTGGGGCCGACCGGGCATGTGGTGAGCGGCGTGAAGAACGAGGCCGCCAAGGGCTGA
- a CDS encoding aspartate:alanine exchanger family transporter: protein MIEQTLFFFAQNPLLMLFAVVALGYPISKLRIAGASFGIASILFAGIALGALVMAPGLDAGLKKDISKEMKLVYELGLAVFVYAMGLSISHSFWAAFSREGMKKNAVVFLVMLASTCFVVLLARVMGFNARYAAGLLTGSFTNMPALAGVIERVKSMGAGPVELAQPTVASAIAYPIGVLVPMLVILVSSKVFRVNLREEADGLKDYQVGHHKLEVWTMRVTRSEAESLTKREIRAAGRFQVVFGRVLRKAELLLPGPDFRLKLDDLVTVVGSPDDLVQVAALVGERSHVELDRDQSALDATRIFVSNWEVVGVPLGKLDLVNKHQAIITRVRRGDLWFVPSGDTVLELGDRVRVTTRRDNIEAVEAFFGDSYRAISEVSFLTFAMGLAAGLALGQLPIPLGHGIVFKLGFAGGPLAVALILGRFHRIGPLVWNFPYSANHTVRQFGLVLFAAGIGVISGEGFRAIVSQNAGVLPLFLGAALLVCFVADSLTMLLGHKLFGIPLNIMFGILAGTHTQPVVLGYASHHTGNELPNMGFATVYPLATILKIVLAQVLLALIR from the coding sequence ATGATCGAGCAGACCCTCTTCTTCTTCGCGCAGAACCCGCTCCTGATGCTCTTCGCCGTGGTGGCCCTGGGCTACCCCATCAGCAAGCTCCGCATCGCCGGCGCCTCCTTCGGCATCGCCAGCATCCTCTTCGCGGGCATCGCCCTGGGCGCGCTGGTCATGGCGCCGGGCCTGGACGCCGGTCTCAAGAAGGATATCTCCAAGGAGATGAAGCTGGTCTACGAGCTGGGCCTGGCGGTGTTCGTCTACGCCATGGGCCTCTCCATCTCCCACAGCTTCTGGGCCGCCTTCAGCCGGGAGGGCATGAAGAAGAACGCCGTGGTCTTCCTGGTGATGCTCGCCTCCACGTGCTTCGTGGTGCTGCTGGCGCGGGTCATGGGCTTCAACGCCCGCTATGCGGCGGGCCTTTTGACGGGCAGCTTCACCAACATGCCGGCCCTGGCGGGCGTCATCGAGCGCGTGAAGTCCATGGGCGCCGGACCCGTGGAGCTGGCCCAGCCCACCGTGGCTTCCGCCATCGCCTATCCCATCGGTGTGCTGGTGCCCATGCTGGTCATCCTGGTCAGTTCGAAAGTCTTTCGCGTGAACCTGCGAGAAGAGGCGGACGGCCTCAAGGACTACCAGGTGGGCCACCACAAGCTGGAAGTCTGGACCATGCGGGTGACGAGGTCCGAAGCGGAGTCCCTGACGAAGCGGGAGATCCGCGCCGCCGGCCGCTTCCAGGTGGTCTTCGGGCGGGTGCTACGCAAGGCGGAGCTGCTCCTGCCGGGGCCTGACTTCAGACTGAAGCTGGACGACCTGGTGACGGTGGTGGGATCGCCGGACGATCTCGTCCAGGTGGCAGCCCTCGTCGGCGAGCGCAGCCACGTGGAGCTGGACCGGGACCAGAGCGCCCTGGATGCCACTCGGATCTTCGTCTCCAACTGGGAGGTGGTGGGCGTGCCCCTCGGCAAGCTGGACCTGGTGAACAAGCACCAGGCCATCATCACCCGCGTCCGCCGCGGGGACCTCTGGTTCGTCCCATCCGGCGACACGGTGCTGGAGCTGGGCGACCGGGTGCGGGTGACCACGCGCCGCGACAACATCGAGGCCGTCGAGGCCTTCTTCGGGGACAGCTACCGCGCCATCAGCGAGGTGAGCTTCCTCACCTTCGCCATGGGCCTGGCCGCGGGCCTGGCGCTCGGGCAGCTGCCGATCCCGCTGGGGCACGGCATCGTCTTCAAGCTGGGCTTTGCGGGCGGGCCCCTGGCCGTGGCGCTGATCCTCGGCCGGTTCCACCGCATCGGGCCGCTGGTCTGGAACTTCCCCTACAGCGCCAACCATACGGTCCGCCAGTTCGGCCTAGTGCTGTTCGCCGCGGGCATCGGCGTGATCTCCGGCGAGGGCTTCCGGGCCATCGTGTCCCAGAACGCCGGGGTCCTGCCCCTCTTCCTCGGGGCGGCGCTCCTCGTCTGCTTCGTGGCGGATTCCCTGACCATGCTGCTGGGCCATAAGCTGTTCGGCATCCCGCTCAACATCATGTTTGGCATCCTGGCGGGCACCCACACCCAGCCCGTGGTGCTGGGCTACGCCAGCCACCACACCGGCAACGAGCTGCCCAACATGGGCTTCGCCACGGTCTACCCTCTGGCGACCATCCTCAAGATCGTCCTGGCCCAGGTGCTGCTGGCGCTGATCCGATAG
- a CDS encoding cysteine desulfurase family protein, with amino-acid sequence MSRLYFDANATTPPHPEVMEAVRRAMAEDWANPTSTHREGQRARFRLEEARRELAASLEVAAGELVFCASATEALHLLIRGLHAALGDRPAAVFPGEHSACLNPLRDWSRVSWLPEIPMDCATVVQLAASNETGILYAMPSALDAVRIKDCCQAWGKVPVDLSDCDAAVFSGHKMGGPRGAALLWLRPGLPWEPVMEGPQERRRRGGTEDLPAILGLAAAARHLTERQAMNAALASVRDAFEAEITSWGRDIEIIGQESTRLPNTSCVLFRGRNGEALQVALDLAGFAVSTGSACHSGAVKPSHAILTLGYSSDDARSVLRFSMLPDARPDEVEALAAAIRRLT; translated from the coding sequence ATGTCCAGGCTCTACTTCGACGCCAACGCCACCACGCCGCCCCATCCCGAGGTCATGGAGGCGGTGCGGCGGGCCATGGCCGAGGACTGGGCCAACCCCACCAGCACCCACCGGGAGGGGCAGCGGGCGCGGTTCCGCCTCGAGGAGGCCCGGCGGGAGCTGGCGGCCTCACTGGAGGTGGCGGCGGGGGAGCTGGTGTTCTGTGCCAGCGCCACGGAGGCCCTGCACCTGCTCATTCGCGGCCTCCACGCGGCCCTGGGGGACCGGCCGGCGGCGGTGTTCCCCGGGGAGCACAGCGCCTGCCTGAATCCCCTGCGGGACTGGTCGCGCGTGAGCTGGCTACCGGAGATCCCGATGGACTGCGCCACGGTGGTGCAGCTGGCCGCCAGCAACGAGACGGGCATCCTCTACGCCATGCCCTCCGCCCTGGATGCCGTTCGCATCAAGGACTGCTGCCAGGCCTGGGGCAAGGTACCCGTAGACCTGTCGGACTGCGATGCCGCGGTGTTCAGCGGCCACAAGATGGGGGGTCCCCGGGGCGCGGCCCTGCTGTGGTTGCGGCCAGGCCTGCCCTGGGAGCCCGTCATGGAAGGCCCCCAGGAGCGCCGCCGCCGGGGCGGCACGGAGGACCTCCCGGCCATCCTCGGTCTGGCGGCGGCGGCGCGGCACTTGACGGAGCGTCAAGCCATGAATGCCGCATTGGCCTCGGTTCGCGATGCCTTCGAGGCGGAAATCACCTCCTGGGGACGAGACATCGAGATCATCGGCCAAGAGTCGACCCGTCTGCCGAATACAAGCTGTGTGCTGTTCCGGGGCCGCAACGGCGAGGCCCTGCAGGTGGCCCTGGACCTCGCCGGCTTTGCCGTGAGCACGGGCAGCGCCTGCCACAGCGGGGCGGTGAAGCCCAGTCATGCAATCTTGACCTTGGGGTATAGTTCGGACGACGCGCGGTCGGTGCTTCGCTTCTCGATGCTCCCGGACGCGCGGCCCGACGAGGTGGAGGCCCTGGCGGCGGCCATCCGGCGGTTGACATGA